AGTAATACATGGACAAGCACATAGCGTAAATTTTGGTGATAAAGGGGGCTATCAGGGAGGGTATCACAATCATACACCAACGGGTATACCCATGCTATCTCCTCCAGATATAGACCAGCTTTTACAATTTGCATTAGCCCAAGGAAATGGAGCCCCTACAAAGGCAAGTAACGCATTTATAGGGATGGTCGCACCAAATGGCATGTATTATGTAGCTACATTCAATGGAAGTTATAATGATGCATTAGTGACTTTTTCTCAACAGGACTTAGATACCTTTACTAGCGATTTTGAAACACGAAACTATTTGTATCAATCTTCTAAGACTCCTGAAGGACTAGAAAAATTATTTTTTAAAACATTATCAGATATGAAACTTGATGGAAAAGTAACCCTACAAAGAATAGAAAATGATGGTACTGTAAAAACAGTAACTAAAGATAACAACGGAAAAATAACGGCAAACCCTTGTCCTTAAATAAAAAAAATCATGAATAAATTACTATTAATATTTACATTTTTTTATACGATAGCTTGTAATGCACAAGAATATCCATTAAAAACTGATCACACAGAAGTACCAAATTACTCATACTTAAAAGACACTAAAAATGAATTAGATTCTTTTGTAGGTACATGGAAAGCAAATTATAACAATAATACAATTACGTTGTATATAACAAAAGAAATCCATAAACCTTTTGGTGGAAACAAATACTATAAAGATGTTTTATCCATTAAATATATTGTTAAGAATTCAGCGGGAAATATTCTGCAAAATACTCAAAATATGACTATACAATCAAATCAGTTAAGGCATACTATTTTTAGTCAATGGGCAGAAGATAACGGAAATTTAATGTTATTTTATTATGGTGGAACTAATTGTAGTGTTGGCTGGGGCAAAATCTTTTTAAAGAAAATAAATCCTACCCAAATCTCATGGGAATATAGACCTAATGATATCATTCTTGATGATAGCAAGTGCCCTCCAGGAACTGATATTAATATTTATCTACCTGAAACAAAGGACCTAATCTTCACAAAGCAATAAATAAGCTATGGTATTTTTCCGAGATTAAACTAATCAGGCTGTCTTTTTCAAGACAGCCTGATTGATTATAAAATTATATTAACTACTTTTTCAATTCGTCAATTTCTTCCTGTATAGACTTAATTCTATCTCTAAGCTCCTGGCTTACTTTCCCAGGAATCTTTTTCACCTTTCTTAAATCCAAGGCCAGCATAATGGAAGCTATTCCCATAAAGATAAAGGAAACACCTGTAAGTGTAACTAAGGAAATTCCTGTAAACACAGGATTAAATATCAACAATAGAGAAAAGATAATTCCTCCTACACTGGCAAGAGCTACATTTCCCCAGCTCATTATTTTCATGCTTCTCAGATCAAAAGCAAAACCTAATAACTGAAAGGAACGAAACAGTAACGTGAATCCAACAACAAATGGAAGTACGGTCATTGAAATTTGTGGATAAGCTATAAGATAGGCTCCTATTGCTGTAGTTAGTAATCCACTTACGAGAAACCACCCCCAGCCTTGCAGGGATTTACTATTCTGCAGGGAAAAGAATATTTCCGTGATCCCAGAAAACAGGAATGAAACGCTAAAAAAAATGGAAAGCGTGACATAGGTTGCAAGGGGTACACTAAATACATAGAAACCGCAGATCAGGAAAAGAATTCCGAAGATCAATGGAATATACCAATGCTTTACTGTGTTGGTAAGTGTTTGAAATAAATTGGCCATAGGAGTGTTTTTTGTTTTGCCTAC
This genomic interval from Chryseobacterium joostei contains the following:
- a CDS encoding DUF6705 family protein — encoded protein: MNKLLLIFTFFYTIACNAQEYPLKTDHTEVPNYSYLKDTKNELDSFVGTWKANYNNNTITLYITKEIHKPFGGNKYYKDVLSIKYIVKNSAGNILQNTQNMTIQSNQLRHTIFSQWAEDNGNLMLFYYGGTNCSVGWGKIFLKKINPTQISWEYRPNDIILDDSKCPPGTDINIYLPETKDLIFTKQ
- a CDS encoding HdeD family acid-resistance protein, which codes for MANLFQTLTNTVKHWYIPLIFGILFLICGFYVFSVPLATYVTLSIFFSVSFLFSGITEIFFSLQNSKSLQGWGWFLVSGLLTTAIGAYLIAYPQISMTVLPFVVGFTLLFRSFQLLGFAFDLRSMKIMSWGNVALASVGGIIFSLLLIFNPVFTGISLVTLTGVSFIFMGIASIMLALDLRKVKKIPGKVSQELRDRIKSIQEEIDELKK